TTCAACACCTTGAGTAATTCAGTCTCTTCTTTAGTAGGACAAAACTTAATAAGGTTCTCAAGCTGATCGGAATCTAGTGCTGTATCATCCATGGTAAGTACCGAACTCTGCAAGATAGTGGCagcaaaataaaaatgtaaaagatCAATTTAAGAATACTTCAGGGGCAACAATTTGTAAATTGACATATGGAATGTAACATTAAGTACAATTAGGGTAGTCATGTGGCAAGGAAATGaagtaacttaaaaaaaaaaaaatcaaagcccAACATGTAACAGTGTATGAATACATGATATTTGTCGCTTGTAAATAGAACTATAACTGAGAATCTAAACTACTAAGAGAAATACCATATAGTTTATCTTACCGTCAAATCAGGCAAAGGAATTTTGACTTTTGTGAGCATGATTTCACAATTATATGCCCGCCTAAGCTCAATCTGCAAATGAATGAATTTCATGTGTGATAGCAAATACAGATTAGATGCTCCAAGTGTGGAACTGTAGACAGgtttaaatacatgaaaaaactcCAGGTTTGTACATAACCGATGAGGGATTCCAACatgttgagaaagaaaattaGCATGCTAATTACCAGCTGGACTTTCTCAGGTTTACGGCCTGAAGCACCTCGATTTGATTTCCCATCCCTGCTACCATTATCTGAATTAGGTGCGGCTGCAGAGAAAAGACTCTCAAGTTCTGACATGTCAATTTCCGGAGCCCTAGCacagatttttaaaaaaaaatgaaccaTAATACATCTCCATAGAATTATATGAACTAAAATGGTTCAGTGACAAATATGTACTTGGAAGCTTCTTCAGGTTTTTGTGCCTCAGCCCATAAGCTTCCTTGCATCGCCCTCGTCAACTTCAACCAATGATATGGCTTCAAGTTGTTTTTTCTAGGTTGAGCCAGACTTTTAGGACCTATGCGTGATATGCCCCGTCCCTTCAAATTCAAAGGAGCAGCAGAAGGTGGTCCTGGAATTGAAGGTATATTGCCATTGCTTACTGAATGTAACTGTGGAGAGGTGTCACCTGCTTTAGATAATCCTTTGGCACAAGGAGCTGGAGGAGGTGGCACAGGTGGAACATGAGCAGAGTTATTCGGTGAAGGACCCTTCGCAGCAAGACTaggaggaggaggaggtggtGGCCGTGGCACTGAGGATTTACTAGTAGGATCTGAGATAGATCCAGACTGTGGGGGAGGTGCATGTGGTGGAGGAGGTCCAGATGTCCGAATCTGTGGTGAACATGAATTGGGGCAGGTGGTTGAGGAAGCCACGTTAGGGAGTGGGGGAGGAGGAGGGGGAGCTGAAGATGAATTCTTTACGGTAAAAGATGGAGATATAGCTGAGAATGGAGGGAGTGGGGGAGGGGGAGGGGGAGGGGGAGGGGGAGCTGAAAACGAATTCTTTACAGAAGAAGATGGAGATGTAGCTGAGGATGGAGGGAGTGGTGGTGGGGGAGGGGGAGACCGGAACAAGTTCTCGACTTTGGGAGCTAAAGATGCACTCGAGGAGGGAGGAAGAGATTGAAGTGAATTCTTAACCAAGGGAGATGGAGATGCCCTAGAAAAGGAATGTAGAGGAGGGGGAGGATGGGGGGAGACTGGAATGAACTCTTCACTGAAGGAGGAGATACCTCCAGAGAAGGAGGGGGTTGATAAGCAGGAGATGCTCCTGAAAAAGAGGGCaatggaggaggaggaggaggaacaaATGATGACTGACCAGGTGAAGCAATTGCACGAGTAAGTTGCAGATGCTTAGGTGTATGTGATAAAGGACTTGAAACTGATGAGGAAGATAAAGATGATGCCACAGGATGACTATGATCTTCACTTTCAGATGCATCATGATCATGCAATAGAGCTGTAATGCCAAGAGCTGAAGGTGGACTACGGTATCTTGATATTGGAGCAGGTGAACCTGGCAAGGAATTGCAATATGAAACTGGAGAAGAGATTGAAGACTGAGGTCCTCGCTGGGATATAATCATAGGTTGTGCAGGCCTTTGCACGGCAACCTGAAGTTCTTGGGGTTCAGTTTTCTTTCTGATTGAATTTACATCCAGGACAGGAGTGAAAGTCGATGTAGATTGTGCAGGTTGTTGTGAAGAAACTTGAATTTCTTGAATTTCAACATTCCTTCTACTTGAATTGGTAAGTTCTGCTTCTTGAAGAGCAACTTGAAGTTCTTGTGATTCGGTTTTCCCTTCAGTTGAGCTTGAATCTGAAGAAGGCACAGCAGAGGGTGTATGCTGTGTAGCCATTTGAGGAACAACCTGGATTTCTTCTGGTTCAAACTTCGTTCTAGTTGAATTTGCATCTGATGATTGAAAAGACCATATAGATTGTTTCTCCAAAGCATCGGAAGTTGGACTTGTAGTAACGTGTTCTGGTGCCTCCGAGTTAGATTTCTCCTCGACTTTAGCATCGTGCAAGACACTGGCTATTTCCTTACTCTTGGGACAACCTGTCTCCAAATTTTCTTGTAGCATATTTGCTACATCTGTATAATCAACTCTGCtgaaaatttcttgaactttagcaaaatcatcaatggaaaggccatttttctcctcaatacCCGGAAAATCAATTGAAATGGCAGAAGGTGCAACATCTATATCTGAGAAAATGACCTTCACCCATGCATAAAAGAATAACTATTCAGAATCACAATAAAACAACACACAACAGATTTGgcccaaaagaaataaaaaaacacaagACAGAAAAGTAAGGAAAAAAGaagatattatatataattacgTACCTCTGCACTGAAGTCCTTTGGAAATTGGTCCTTAGTATTCCATAAGATGTCAATTTCATCACGGTTAAGCATCAAAATGTTTGATCTTATAAAGGCTGTATTGAACATGATCCTGAACACCATTAATTCCCGCTCCAGATTGCTATCCAGACTAATACATTCAAGCACAACATCACCCACAACATGGCAACGGATGTTGATTTTAACTAGTTCACAGTCCGCCTGCAAGAATAAGTgaagaatatatattaaataattatgacTTAGATAAGAGTGAATTCATTTTTGAAGTAAAAAGCAAAATAAGTCACATTGTTAATGGTGATTTCGAAACAAAAGAAATCAAGAATAAGCTTCCATTCaggataaaaaaaaactaaaacagagAATGAGATAAAA
The genomic region above belongs to Gossypium hirsutum isolate 1008001.06 chromosome D05, Gossypium_hirsutum_v2.1, whole genome shotgun sequence and contains:
- the LOC107906827 gene encoding LOW QUALITY PROTEIN: formin-like protein 6 (The sequence of the model RefSeq protein was modified relative to this genomic sequence to represent the inferred CDS: deleted 2 bases in 1 codon) yields the protein MGLFRKLFFRKPPDGLLEISERVYLFDCCFSTDIREEKEYRVYIENIVCKLRDHFTDASFMVFNFREGEYQSQIASILSEYDMTVMDYPRQYEGCPLLTTELIHHFLKSSENWFSLGQQNIILMHSERGGLPVLAFMLTALLLYRKQYSGEQKTLEMIYKQAPRELLHLTSPLNPLPSQLRYLQYVSRRNVGSEWPPSDKALTLDCIILRCIPNMDGEGGCRLIFRIYGQDPFMAADRTPKVLFSTPKNSKFVRYYKQADCELVKINIRCHVVGDVVLECISLDSNLERELMVFRIMFNTAFIRSNILMLNRDEIDILWNTKDQFPKDFSAEVIFSDIDVAPSAISIDFPGIEEKNGLSIDDFAKVQEIFSRVDYTDVANMLQENLETGCPKSKEIASVLHDAKVEEKSNSEAPEHVTTSPTSDALEKQSIWSFQSSDANSTRTKFEPEEIQVVPQMATQHTPSAVPSSDSSSTEGKTESQELQVALQEAELTNSSRRNVEIQEIQVSSQQPAQSTSTFTPVLDVNSIRKKTEPQELQVAVQRPAQPMIISQRGPQSSISSPVSYCNSLPGSPAPISRYRSPPSALGITALLHDHDASESEDHSHPVASSLSSSSVSSPLSHTPKHLQLTRAIASPGQSSFVPPPPPPLPSFSGASPAYQPPPSLEVSPPSVKSSFQSPPILPLLYIPFLGHLHLPWLRIHQSLPPSSSASLAPKVENLFRSPPPPPPLPPSSATSPSSSVKNSFSAPPPPPPPPPPLPPFSAISPSFTVKNSSSAPPPPPPLPNVASSTTCPNSCSPQIRTSGPPPPHAPPPQSGSISDPTSKSSVPRPPPPPPPSLAAKGPSPNNSAHVPPVPPPPAPCAKGLSKAGDTSPQLHSVSNGNIPSIPGPPSAAPLNLKGRGISRIGPKSLAQPRKNNLKPYHWLKLTRAMQGSLWAEAQKPEEASKAPEIDMSELESLFSAAAPNSDNGSRDGKSNRGASGRKPEKVQLIELRRAYNCEIMLTKVKIPLPDLTSSVLTMDDTALDSDQLENLIKFCPTKEETELLKGYNGDKEKLGKCEQFFLELIKVPRVESKLRVFLFKIQFSSQVSDLRNGLNIINSTAEEVRNSVKLKRIMQTILYLGNALNKGTARGSAVGFRLDSLLKLSETRARNNKMTLMHYLCKVLNEKSPELLEFPKDLVTLEASTKIQLKCLAEEMQAISKGLEKVVQELTASENDGPVSETFCWTLKEFLGFAESEVRSLALLYSSVGRNADALALYFGEDPARCPFEQVVSTLLNFVRMFVRAHEENCKQLELEKKKAQKEADNEKLKVSTPTKKSEHLK